In Desulfomonile tiedjei DSM 6799, a genomic segment contains:
- a CDS encoding branched-chain amino acid ABC transporter permease, which translates to MTNFVQSILFGLTIGGILYIISIGLSLTFGAMGIVNFAHGLIYAVGAYAVYTVVTVLGGGFLAGVLAAVIVSIPLSYLIERFVIRRLYGQSIDYAIIATYAVLLIGADLLKWIFGASPLPIIDPIGVLWTSGSLVMPVFRLVIIGTSVLIFFGLQLLFKKTLVGKIVVAGLQDREAVRSLGINVERHFAIVFVMGSALAALGGVLYAPLSTLDPYMGFQILVLCFAVVIVGGMGNLKGTAVAAFSLGMVHSLTAAYIASSASDAMVYVVMAAVLVFRPVET; encoded by the coding sequence ATGACCAATTTCGTGCAATCGATTCTGTTCGGGCTTACTATAGGAGGAATCCTTTACATAATATCGATAGGTCTGTCCCTCACTTTCGGAGCAATGGGTATCGTCAATTTTGCTCACGGGCTGATTTACGCAGTGGGCGCCTACGCAGTGTACACTGTGGTAACCGTGTTGGGAGGGGGCTTTCTTGCTGGAGTTTTAGCCGCTGTCATAGTTTCGATTCCTTTGAGCTATCTTATCGAACGGTTTGTCATAAGGAGACTGTACGGCCAGTCCATAGATTATGCCATCATAGCCACCTACGCCGTTCTCCTGATAGGAGCCGACTTGCTGAAATGGATCTTCGGGGCAAGCCCCCTACCGATCATCGATCCTATTGGTGTGCTCTGGACTTCCGGCTCATTGGTAATGCCGGTATTCCGGTTGGTCATTATCGGGACGTCGGTGCTGATATTCTTCGGTCTGCAGTTGTTATTCAAGAAAACCCTTGTTGGAAAAATCGTGGTGGCGGGCCTTCAGGATCGAGAGGCAGTTCGCAGCCTGGGAATCAATGTAGAGAGACACTTCGCAATAGTCTTTGTAATGGGCAGCGCGCTGGCCGCTCTTGGAGGAGTCCTCTACGCTCCGCTCAGTACGTTGGACCCCTACATGGGCTTCCAGATCCTTGTTCTTTGCTTCGCCGTTGTCATTGTAGGAGGCATGGGTAACCTCAAAGGAACTGCTGTTGCGGCGTTTTCTCTTGGAATGGTTCATTCTTTGACCGCGGCATATATTGCGTCTTCAGCTTCGGACGCAATGGTTTACGTTGTAATGGCTGCCGTGCTAGTATTTCGACCGGTGGAGACATAG
- a CDS encoding 2-hydroxyacid dehydrogenase — MIPTIFVTRRLPEGAMQVLADKFNVECNPHDRVLTREELLAGVKGKDGILPLLTDRIDDEVLDAAGPQLKIVANYAVGFNNIDLSACTRRKIPATNTPGVLTDTTADLAMTLLLAVARKVVPADAYARAGKYEGWAPLLFLGTDVHHKTLGLMGLGRIGFAMAKRAAGFDMNILYHDSVRADSELENKVGAKFVSKSDLLSQSDFVSLHVPLTPETHHLVSGPELGLMKSSAYIINTSRGEVLDEKALVKALQQGQIAGAGLDVFEFEPAIEKELISMDNVVILPHIASASTETRTKMGLLAAENLISVLVEGRRPPNCLNPEIFS, encoded by the coding sequence ATGATTCCCACAATATTCGTGACCAGGCGCTTGCCCGAAGGGGCTATGCAGGTTCTGGCAGACAAATTCAATGTTGAGTGCAACCCTCACGACAGAGTGTTAACCCGTGAGGAGCTACTGGCTGGTGTAAAAGGAAAGGACGGCATACTGCCGCTTTTGACGGACCGTATTGACGACGAGGTATTGGATGCAGCCGGCCCGCAGTTGAAAATAGTGGCCAATTACGCGGTTGGCTTCAACAATATCGATCTCTCGGCGTGCACCAGGCGGAAGATTCCCGCCACCAACACCCCCGGAGTGCTGACTGACACCACCGCGGATCTGGCAATGACTCTTCTTTTGGCCGTGGCTCGCAAGGTAGTGCCCGCGGACGCCTATGCCCGAGCTGGGAAGTACGAAGGTTGGGCTCCGCTCTTGTTCTTGGGAACCGACGTACATCACAAAACCTTGGGACTCATGGGACTTGGGCGCATTGGATTCGCTATGGCCAAACGAGCAGCAGGCTTTGATATGAACATTCTCTACCACGATTCCGTGAGAGCAGACTCCGAGCTGGAAAATAAAGTGGGAGCCAAGTTCGTAAGCAAGTCCGATCTTCTCTCTCAATCGGATTTTGTCTCCCTGCACGTACCTCTCACACCGGAGACTCACCACCTGGTAAGCGGTCCCGAATTGGGACTCATGAAGAGCTCCGCATATATCATCAACACCTCCAGAGGCGAGGTTCTGGACGAAAAAGCTCTGGTTAAGGCACTGCAGCAGGGGCAGATAGCAGGCGCAGGGCTGGATGTCTTCGAGTTCGAGCCCGCTATAGAAAAAGAGCTGATTTCCATGGATAACGTGGTCATCTTGCCTCATATAGCCAGCGCTTCCACTGAAACCCGAACGAAGATGGGATTATTGGCTGCGGAGAACCTGATTTCCGTGTTGGTAGAGGGCCGAAGACCTCCCAATTGTCTAAATCCTGAGATTTTTTCCTGA
- a CDS encoding ABC transporter ATP-binding protein — translation MHALVELHNVSVFRDRTNILSDITWTLSAGQNWAVLGGNGVGKTTFLRLVRGDIWPSPNCGVRLFHVNGTVRESPIGFREKTGIVSPELLDSYKRNRWNIKALDVVMSGFFDTAYLHQKPKVEEMARSKEVVASLGIEELIEKDFLSLSLGQAKRILIARAIVHKPTLLILDELGTGLDRESHNVIMKIIEDLAANGTQILCSTHIKEDLPSAVTHFLELDEGKIVGNGRKAMLPTVEKKGSTKLFTSRTPEYSAVSNSIPLIAIENADVFRKGKLVLQSINWKIKTGENWAVLGCNGSGKSTLLKLISGDLAPAWGGSITRFGDEASHNLWEIRRRIGLVSADIQAWHEYRQTGLDVVISGFSGSIGVPGPVSEKQSRAARQWLQDYDLEHLADRNIQTLSYGQLRILLILRAMVINPAMLLLDEPLSGLDRRIGSQILNLLDSLACSGTALVYSTHRIGELPMAITKALILENGRIDYCGDLESAP, via the coding sequence TTGCATGCACTTGTAGAGTTGCACAATGTGTCCGTATTTCGAGACCGTACAAACATATTGTCCGACATTACCTGGACGCTTTCCGCAGGTCAAAATTGGGCTGTCCTCGGAGGGAACGGAGTTGGTAAGACCACGTTCCTGAGATTAGTGCGGGGAGACATCTGGCCGTCCCCTAATTGCGGTGTTCGCTTATTCCACGTCAACGGCACAGTTCGGGAGAGCCCAATAGGCTTTCGGGAGAAGACTGGGATAGTTTCCCCTGAACTTCTGGACAGCTACAAACGAAACAGGTGGAATATCAAGGCGCTGGATGTGGTAATGTCCGGCTTTTTCGACACGGCGTATCTTCATCAGAAGCCGAAAGTGGAGGAAATGGCCCGCTCCAAAGAGGTCGTTGCGTCTCTGGGCATCGAGGAATTGATCGAGAAAGATTTCTTGAGCCTGTCCTTGGGTCAGGCAAAGAGAATTCTCATCGCCCGTGCAATAGTCCATAAACCGACACTGCTCATATTGGACGAACTTGGCACAGGATTGGACAGGGAATCACATAATGTGATCATGAAAATCATTGAGGACCTGGCCGCAAATGGGACACAGATCTTGTGCTCTACCCATATCAAAGAAGATCTTCCTTCTGCAGTAACCCATTTTCTCGAATTGGATGAAGGAAAAATCGTGGGTAATGGACGAAAAGCGATGCTACCGACCGTGGAGAAAAAAGGATCTACCAAACTGTTTACTTCTCGGACTCCTGAATATTCCGCGGTCTCCAATAGTATTCCTTTGATTGCGATCGAGAATGCCGATGTATTTCGCAAAGGCAAACTGGTTCTGCAAAGCATCAACTGGAAAATCAAAACCGGCGAAAACTGGGCGGTGTTAGGATGCAATGGCTCAGGAAAGAGCACGTTGCTCAAATTGATCTCTGGCGATCTGGCTCCAGCATGGGGAGGCAGTATAACAAGATTCGGGGACGAAGCCTCTCACAACCTGTGGGAAATTCGTCGTAGAATCGGCCTGGTGTCTGCGGACATCCAGGCATGGCATGAGTATCGGCAAACTGGTTTGGATGTTGTAATTTCGGGTTTTTCCGGGAGCATAGGAGTCCCTGGTCCAGTGTCCGAAAAACAGTCCCGAGCCGCACGACAATGGCTACAGGATTATGATTTGGAACATCTGGCAGATCGGAATATTCAGACTTTGTCTTACGGCCAACTTCGCATTCTTCTGATCTTAAGAGCTATGGTCATCAACCCGGCAATGCTACTGCTGGATGAACCTCTTTCCGGTTTGGATAGAAGAATTGGATCGCAGATTTTAAATCTGCTTGATTCACTGGCATGCTCGGGAACGGCTTTGGTTTACAGTACGCACAGGATCGGCGAACTGCCGATGGCAATAACAAAGGCACTCATTTTAGAGAATGGGAGAATCGATTATTGCGGTGATCTGGAATCAGCGCCCTGA
- a CDS encoding branched-chain amino acid ABC transporter permease, which produces MFGKVEKNPILTLTCMALAFLIYGYATSLPKITDFMIFCIFVISFDLLYGHMGQLSFGHMLYLGAGAYGCGMFAYHIYPDPFLSILAGVLVGATVAALLGTLVVKTSHAAFALSNLALNEVGAYLVLSPWHKWTGGEDGLSLFFKKYGFINFGQSTFRFYFCLASLLLVVYLMLLLVRSPYGSLLKAIKENEVRVRFLGYNTFLYKYITFIISGAIAAFAGALMSINLSYTNTSLISPTRNVEVIFAALMGGAGSVIGAVVGGTAFMTISNYLAIYVVRWEMFLGFALLIFVFWFREGIWGYLSKSGGALEKERSNP; this is translated from the coding sequence ATGTTTGGCAAGGTGGAAAAGAATCCGATCTTGACATTGACATGTATGGCTCTAGCTTTCCTGATCTACGGTTATGCAACTTCATTGCCGAAGATTACGGATTTCATGATATTCTGCATCTTCGTTATCTCTTTCGACCTGTTGTACGGCCATATGGGGCAGCTCTCCTTCGGACACATGCTGTACCTGGGAGCAGGCGCTTACGGCTGTGGCATGTTCGCCTATCATATCTATCCCGATCCGTTTCTATCGATCCTGGCCGGAGTGCTCGTGGGAGCAACTGTTGCTGCGCTGTTGGGCACGTTGGTGGTCAAGACGTCGCATGCAGCTTTCGCTCTTTCGAATCTGGCCTTGAACGAGGTTGGAGCCTATCTGGTACTAAGCCCCTGGCATAAATGGACAGGCGGCGAGGACGGATTGTCCCTTTTTTTCAAGAAGTATGGCTTCATCAATTTCGGCCAAAGCACATTTCGGTTTTATTTTTGCCTGGCTTCCTTGCTCCTGGTGGTCTATTTGATGCTGCTTCTGGTTCGCTCGCCGTACGGAAGCCTGTTGAAGGCGATCAAGGAGAATGAGGTTCGCGTGAGGTTCCTGGGGTACAATACCTTTCTCTACAAGTACATCACCTTTATTATCTCGGGTGCAATAGCAGCGTTTGCCGGAGCTTTGATGAGCATTAACCTTTCCTACACGAATACCAGCCTCATTTCCCCTACCCGAAACGTAGAAGTGATCTTCGCTGCGTTAATGGGAGGTGCCGGCAGCGTTATCGGGGCTGTAGTGGGAGGAACGGCTTTCATGACCATAAGCAACTATTTGGCCATTTATGTGGTTCGGTGGGAAATGTTCCTGGGGTTCGCTCTATTGATCTTCGTTTTCTGGTTTAGGGAAGGGATCTGGGGTTATCTAAGCAAGTCCGGAGGAGCTTTGGAAAAGGAGCGGTCGAACCCATGA
- a CDS encoding NAD(P)-dependent oxidoreductase, translating into MKVAFIGLGTMGCPMASNILKAGHDLTVYNRTTAKEEPLATRGASRAASPKDAAGQAEVIVTCLSDTPDVEDVILGTDGVIHGAQPGSIVVDMSTISPEATCRIAQALETKGIRMVDAPVSGGSEGAEKGTLAIMAGGDPEDVERILPVLKSMGTSVTHVGAIGAGQLTKAINQTIIAGVYFSVAEGMVLGLKAGLDMEKVVQAIGGGAASSWVLTNRSKNMIDNNYPLGFRVKLHQKDLRIALETARKLGVTLPVAALVDQVENGIIANGYGDEDVSAMARSIRQQSGID; encoded by the coding sequence GTGAAAGTAGCTTTCATAGGGCTGGGCACCATGGGCTGCCCGATGGCTTCGAATATATTGAAGGCCGGTCACGACTTGACCGTTTACAACCGCACAACGGCCAAAGAAGAACCATTGGCAACGCGTGGTGCCAGCCGCGCGGCTTCGCCCAAAGATGCCGCAGGGCAAGCCGAAGTGATAGTGACATGCCTCAGCGATACTCCGGATGTGGAAGATGTGATACTTGGTACGGACGGCGTCATTCACGGCGCCCAGCCGGGTTCTATCGTGGTTGATATGTCCACCATCAGTCCCGAGGCGACTTGCAGAATTGCTCAAGCCTTAGAAACAAAAGGAATAAGAATGGTGGATGCGCCTGTGTCGGGTGGCTCTGAAGGCGCGGAAAAGGGTACTCTTGCCATTATGGCAGGCGGCGATCCCGAAGACGTGGAAAGAATCTTGCCCGTCCTGAAATCTATGGGCACTTCCGTTACTCATGTGGGTGCAATAGGTGCAGGACAGCTTACGAAAGCCATTAATCAAACCATTATCGCCGGCGTTTATTTCAGCGTTGCCGAAGGGATGGTTCTGGGACTCAAAGCAGGTTTGGACATGGAAAAAGTGGTCCAGGCTATCGGCGGAGGCGCGGCAAGTTCCTGGGTACTCACAAATAGATCGAAGAACATGATTGATAACAACTACCCTCTAGGATTTCGCGTAAAGCTTCATCAGAAAGATTTGAGAATAGCCCTTGAAACCGCGAGAAAACTCGGTGTGACCCTCCCAGTGGCCGCTCTGGTGGATCAGGTAGAGAATGGGATCATTGCCAACGGGTACGGCGACGAGGATGTGTCAGCAATGGCGCGCAGCATCAGGCAACAGTCCGGTATCGATTGA
- a CDS encoding dynamin family protein, which translates to MVFPKSRQADPEAGSCKPDMEFRNLNNFRLLLGEAIEKVADLGEGFLADRDRLLALQKRFEEGRFHLAILGQFKRGKSSLLNSLLGHALLPTSVVPLTAIPTFVQYGPDLRISVRYRNGRPADEFVGKPVEEAVKILESFVTEEGNPKNRLGVTQVDILHPAPILQHGVVLIDTPGIGSTLTHNTQATLNFLPQCDAALFVVSADPPLTEVEAEFLQAVKSKVARLFFIFNKIDYLSETEREAALGFFKKVLAEKMEAADDYPIFCVSTRLGLDAKLLEDSRLWNESGLEEVENHLVCFLASEKLNALREALSRKSGDVLNDTLIRLNLSIKSLRMPLEDLERRLEVFAEELKNADRERLTAQDLLTGDLKRSLGTLEKEAEELRKQFSAKLERILKASLDVSKDNDVSEQAILDAMAKEVVSFFETAAEGASGKFKLLVTETLKPHQQRADDLIDRVRKAAVHLFDISYHAPDSSEAFEMKSRPYWVQRKQVPSLPIVIPEEELDKLLTKLHSRLHAKFQSKLLTKVLPENMMKDRQKRRLYRQIDTLVNQNVESLRWATLQNLRDAFQRFGLLLDQRFQDIVAATHGAIHAAYVKRKEHSTAIATDVSRFEAAATELAEICAQLQR; encoded by the coding sequence GTGGTTTTCCCAAAATCGCGACAAGCGGATCCGGAGGCCGGGTCCTGTAAACCGGATATGGAGTTTCGGAATCTTAACAATTTTCGTCTTCTTCTCGGCGAGGCGATCGAGAAAGTCGCAGACCTTGGGGAAGGTTTTCTTGCTGACAGAGACAGACTTCTCGCCCTTCAGAAGCGATTTGAAGAAGGACGTTTTCACCTTGCCATATTGGGCCAGTTCAAACGGGGTAAGAGTAGCTTGCTGAACTCCCTGCTGGGACACGCCCTGTTACCGACATCTGTTGTTCCCTTGACCGCAATTCCTACCTTCGTGCAGTACGGACCTGATTTGCGTATTTCCGTGCGCTATCGGAATGGGAGACCTGCGGATGAGTTCGTGGGAAAGCCTGTAGAAGAGGCGGTCAAAATACTTGAGAGCTTTGTCACGGAAGAAGGTAACCCGAAGAATCGGCTAGGCGTTACTCAAGTCGACATTCTGCATCCCGCACCGATTCTGCAACACGGAGTTGTTCTAATCGATACTCCTGGAATTGGTTCCACACTCACGCACAACACCCAAGCTACACTCAATTTTCTTCCACAGTGTGATGCTGCCTTATTCGTGGTCTCAGCCGATCCGCCTCTTACAGAAGTGGAAGCGGAATTCCTCCAGGCAGTAAAGTCCAAAGTCGCACGACTGTTTTTCATTTTTAATAAAATCGACTACCTGAGCGAAACAGAGAGAGAAGCGGCTCTGGGATTCTTTAAGAAAGTGCTCGCTGAGAAGATGGAGGCCGCGGACGATTACCCGATTTTCTGTGTTTCGACTCGCCTGGGATTGGACGCGAAACTACTTGAAGACTCTCGCTTATGGAACGAGAGCGGTCTTGAAGAAGTCGAAAACCACCTCGTGTGCTTTCTTGCCTCTGAAAAGCTAAATGCGCTTCGAGAGGCATTGAGTCGGAAATCCGGAGACGTGCTGAACGATACGCTCATACGATTGAACCTCTCGATAAAATCATTGCGCATGCCACTTGAAGATCTCGAACGGCGGCTTGAGGTTTTCGCCGAGGAGCTCAAAAATGCCGATAGAGAGCGATTGACAGCTCAAGACCTTCTGACCGGAGACCTCAAGCGCTCTTTGGGGACGCTGGAGAAGGAGGCCGAAGAGCTTCGTAAGCAGTTTAGCGCCAAATTGGAACGAATACTTAAAGCTTCGCTGGATGTTAGTAAGGATAACGACGTATCGGAACAGGCGATCCTCGATGCTATGGCCAAGGAGGTCGTCTCCTTCTTCGAAACCGCTGCTGAAGGGGCGTCCGGTAAATTCAAGCTCCTTGTGACTGAGACTTTGAAGCCTCACCAGCAGCGAGCGGACGACTTGATCGATCGTGTGCGAAAAGCTGCCGTGCACCTCTTCGACATCTCGTATCATGCTCCCGATAGCTCAGAAGCCTTTGAGATGAAAAGTCGGCCTTATTGGGTGCAGAGAAAACAGGTTCCATCTCTCCCGATAGTGATTCCCGAGGAAGAACTCGATAAGCTCCTGACCAAACTTCATTCCAGACTTCATGCCAAGTTTCAATCTAAACTCTTGACCAAGGTTCTGCCCGAGAACATGATGAAGGATCGTCAAAAGCGAAGATTGTACCGTCAAATCGATACGTTGGTAAATCAGAATGTCGAGAGCCTACGATGGGCGACCCTTCAGAATCTGAGGGATGCGTTCCAGCGTTTCGGTTTACTTCTCGATCAGCGCTTCCAGGACATTGTTGCGGCTACACATGGAGCCATTCACGCGGCGTACGTCAAGCGGAAGGAGCATTCCACCGCAATAGCCACCGACGTGTCACGGTTTGAAGCAGCAGCTACGGAGCTGGCTGAGATTTGTGCCCAGCTTCAAAGGTGA
- a CDS encoding sugar phosphate isomerase/epimerase family protein, which yields MEKIQDAYLRMGIVHFMAFPELAGGEGPWEETVKQIALDPFFSAIEITHIADEHQRRRVRDICQLASLDIGFGAHPTILGQGLDLNSLEKDRRDHAVAKMKELLDEACFMGAQSFVVLSGKDPGEDKREAAIQALIVSLSELCDYSRKQDGPTVIIEAFDCDVDKCCLLGPAALCRKVAEAVSREHDNLGLMVDLSHIPLLRESPLEALEPVKEFLAAVHLGNAVLDPNLPGYGDYHPIFGTPGSANGVPEMVAFLRTLVQIGFLDGKRRPMVSFEIKPMQGQDSLLVIANAKRVMQQAWSQI from the coding sequence ATGGAAAAAATTCAAGATGCATATCTCCGTATGGGTATAGTACATTTCATGGCTTTTCCGGAACTGGCCGGCGGCGAAGGCCCCTGGGAAGAGACTGTGAAACAGATAGCCCTGGACCCTTTTTTCTCGGCTATAGAAATCACTCACATCGCTGATGAGCATCAGCGGCGAAGAGTGCGTGACATATGTCAACTGGCCTCCCTTGATATAGGATTCGGAGCGCACCCTACTATCTTGGGCCAGGGACTGGATCTGAATTCCCTGGAAAAAGATCGTCGCGACCACGCTGTCGCCAAGATGAAGGAGCTGCTGGACGAAGCCTGCTTCATGGGAGCTCAGAGTTTTGTGGTTCTTTCCGGCAAAGACCCCGGTGAAGACAAACGCGAAGCTGCTATCCAAGCGCTGATAGTTTCTTTGAGCGAGTTGTGCGACTATTCCAGGAAACAAGACGGCCCCACCGTAATCATAGAAGCTTTCGATTGCGATGTGGACAAATGTTGCTTGCTTGGACCGGCTGCTCTCTGTCGAAAAGTCGCCGAGGCTGTCTCCCGTGAACACGATAATCTCGGTTTGATGGTCGACCTCAGCCACATACCGCTTCTTCGGGAATCGCCTCTGGAGGCTTTGGAACCGGTAAAGGAGTTTCTTGCTGCCGTTCATCTGGGAAATGCTGTCCTGGACCCGAATCTACCCGGTTATGGCGACTACCATCCGATCTTCGGAACCCCGGGTAGCGCGAATGGTGTCCCTGAGATGGTGGCTTTCCTGCGCACACTTGTACAGATAGGATTCCTGGATGGAAAAAGAAGACCTATGGTCAGTTTTGAGATCAAACCCATGCAAGGTCAGGATTCGCTTCTGGTGATCGCGAACGCAAAGCGGGTCATGCAACAGGCCTGGAGCCAAATTTAA
- a CDS encoding transglutaminase-like domain-containing protein, whose protein sequence is MTVDFSKYLSPTAIIDSDDKSVRDFAHDVVTGADDPIEMAVKLYLVVRDNILYDPYTPFYLPEHYRASYVLKQRRGFCVPKASLLCALGRACSIASRVGFAAVRNHLATRQLIEFMGSDIFDYHGFVEFFLDGKWVKCTPAFNIELCKKHSVPPLEFNGREDSLFHAYSLDNKKFMEYVEYYGCYSDIPVALIVAGWKKTYGEQRVDSWIAALESGKSTRPDFGREDILKN, encoded by the coding sequence ATGACCGTAGATTTTTCGAAGTATCTGAGCCCAACAGCGATAATAGACAGCGATGACAAAAGTGTACGAGATTTCGCACATGATGTAGTGACTGGGGCGGACGATCCGATCGAAATGGCAGTGAAGCTTTATCTGGTCGTTCGTGACAACATTCTTTACGATCCCTACACGCCGTTCTATTTACCTGAACACTATCGTGCCAGCTACGTATTGAAACAACGCCGAGGATTTTGTGTCCCCAAGGCTTCGCTCCTGTGCGCTTTAGGCAGAGCTTGCTCGATTGCATCACGGGTGGGGTTTGCCGCAGTTCGAAATCATCTGGCTACGAGACAGCTTATAGAATTCATGGGGTCGGATATCTTTGACTATCACGGATTTGTCGAGTTCTTTCTGGATGGAAAATGGGTCAAATGCACCCCGGCGTTCAATATTGAATTATGCAAAAAGCATAGTGTACCGCCTCTCGAGTTCAACGGACGTGAGGATTCCCTTTTTCATGCCTACAGCCTGGATAACAAGAAGTTCATGGAATACGTTGAATATTACGGGTGTTATTCCGATATCCCTGTTGCGCTCATTGTGGCCGGATGGAAGAAAACCTATGGTGAACAGCGGGTAGACAGTTGGATAGCAGCACTTGAATCCGGTAAGAGCACCCGTCCCGATTTCGGTCGTGAAGATATCCTGAAGAACTGA
- a CDS encoding tetratricopeptide repeat protein, with protein sequence MNQVAFNNERKIERHSFPGVRLPYILAALFLVTYFGAIKNAAARDTSPKAIVKLAEKGNAQAQFDMGVICLQGKGIPKSPETAFTWFNKAAKQGHAAAQYAVGRMLYYGRGVKQNAEEALLWFRQAAENGDTHAQYALGVIYQFGKAGKRDLMEATRWYRLAADAGLAAAQYALGTMYSLGDGVAKDAVEGIRWLRKAAEQNYHPASQTLVLMESGDPNIEVKIRGIQAQISLAF encoded by the coding sequence ATGAATCAAGTCGCTTTTAACAACGAACGCAAGATTGAACGACATTCCTTTCCAGGAGTGAGACTCCCGTATATTTTGGCTGCCCTTTTTCTCGTCACCTACTTTGGGGCTATCAAGAATGCCGCTGCGCGGGATACGTCCCCCAAAGCTATAGTGAAGCTGGCGGAGAAGGGAAATGCTCAGGCGCAATTCGACATGGGTGTCATCTGCCTACAGGGCAAAGGAATTCCCAAAAGCCCGGAGACTGCATTCACCTGGTTCAATAAGGCCGCCAAACAGGGTCATGCTGCTGCTCAGTACGCTGTTGGCCGCATGCTTTATTACGGCCGGGGTGTGAAACAGAATGCCGAGGAAGCGTTGCTCTGGTTTCGCCAGGCAGCGGAAAACGGAGACACCCATGCTCAATATGCTCTGGGAGTCATTTACCAATTCGGCAAAGCAGGGAAAAGAGATCTGATGGAAGCGACCCGATGGTATCGCCTTGCAGCCGATGCAGGTTTAGCGGCAGCGCAATATGCCCTGGGAACGATGTACAGTTTGGGTGACGGCGTAGCGAAAGACGCTGTCGAGGGAATTAGATGGCTCCGGAAGGCTGCCGAACAGAATTATCACCCAGCCAGTCAGACGCTCGTCCTTATGGAATCCGGAGACCCTAACATTGAAGTGAAAATCAGAGGGATACAGGCCCAGATTTCGTTGGCATTCTGA
- a CDS encoding DMT family protein codes for MHPVILTIFLLICSNVFMTFAWYAHLKELNNKIWVIAALVSWGIALFEYLLQVPANRIGYTVLSVGQLKIIQEVITLSVFIPFSIFYLGEPLERDYLWAGLCLLGAVFFIFRGKFA; via the coding sequence TTGCATCCGGTAATACTGACTATATTTCTTCTGATTTGCAGCAATGTCTTCATGACCTTTGCATGGTATGCGCACCTCAAGGAGCTCAATAACAAAATATGGGTTATTGCAGCGCTGGTCAGTTGGGGAATCGCGCTATTCGAATATTTGCTTCAAGTTCCTGCTAATCGCATTGGATATACCGTCTTATCAGTGGGACAACTGAAGATTATTCAAGAAGTGATAACTTTAAGCGTTTTCATTCCATTTTCAATCTTCTATCTGGGAGAGCCGTTGGAAAGAGATTATCTTTGGGCTGGTCTTTGTCTTTTGGGAGCTGTCTTTTTCATTTTCCGCGGTAAATTCGCTTAA